The Populus trichocarpa isolate Nisqually-1 chromosome 2, P.trichocarpa_v4.1, whole genome shotgun sequence genome has a window encoding:
- the LOC18111301 gene encoding monothiol glutaredoxin-S9, with protein MDKVMGLASEKGVVIFSKSSCCLCYAVKILFQEIGVDPLVYEIDQDPEGREMEKALTRLGCNAPVPAVFIGGKLMGSTNEVMSLHLSGSLIPMLKPYQN; from the coding sequence ATGGATAAGGTGATGGGATTGGCCTCTGAGAAGGGGGTAGTGATATTCAGCAAGAGCTCATGTTGCTTGTGTTATGCAGTCAAAATTCTTTTCCAAGAAATTGGGGTGGACCCTCTGGTTTATGAGATTGACCAAGACCCTGAAGGCAGGGAAATGGAAAAGGCTCTCACAAGGTTGGGGTGTAACGCGCCTGTACCGGCCGTTTTTATCGGTGGAAAGCTGATGGGTTCCACGAATGAAGTCATGTCCCTCCACCTAAGTGGCTCACTCATTCCAATGCTCAAACCCTACCAGAACTAA
- the LOC18111302 gene encoding glutaredoxin-C11, with translation MDQVRDLASKNAAVIFTKSSCCMCHSIKTLFYELGASPAIHELDREANGREMEWALRGLGCNPTVPAVFIGGKWVGSAKDVLSLHLDGSLKQMLMEAKAIWF, from the coding sequence ATGGATCAAGTTAGAGATTTGGCATCAAAGAACGCTGCAGTGATCTTCACCAAGAGCTCATGCTGCATGTGCCATAGTATCAAGACACTTTTTTATGAACTCGGAGCAAGCCCTGCAATTCATGAGCTTGACCGTGAAGCCAATGGGAGGGAAATGGAGTGGGCTTTACGTGGGCTAGGGTGCAATCCCACCGTCCCGGCTGTCTTCATAGGTGGAAAATGGGTAGGATCAGCAAAAGATGTGCTATCCCTGCACCTGGATGGCTCTTTGAAACAAATGCTCATGGAAGCAAAAGCAATCTGGTTCTAG